A genome region from Manihot esculenta cultivar AM560-2 chromosome 5, M.esculenta_v8, whole genome shotgun sequence includes the following:
- the LOC122723740 gene encoding uncharacterized protein LOC122723740, whose amino-acid sequence MARRCKLRKGNSININLENETENNVNQNFQETQELYQNQASNFQGNTSQKTMRYHYEGHFIFSPNRIYENGRFMEKPNFDVDFISFFDILDDLKKDCGFDVIKGDKFYYLKADKSLSDLDALIEVKDDTDVKNMMDSYKKFPSKPIDIYTLFRDYNILPNGLGDELPAVTVDHTSNQLQNPNATAATGSNIIKRKTRGPTRCLKITQLENGQKLPVEFDEDDQAIGDNATAFVWFLGQIIRSVSCCPLQVKQWNKITDDKLDLMWSTILVRKFILNYIHYKMIIIFLVLLSIIIFISYFFAKRKVHF is encoded by the exons ATGGCTCGACGATGCAAGTTGCGGAAAGGGAATTCCATCAATATTAACTTGGAAAATGAGACTGAAAATAATGTTAACCAGAACTTTCAAGAAACTCAAGAGTTATACCAAAATCAGGCTTCAAATTTTCaag ggaatACTAGTCAGAAGACAATGAGGTATCATTATGAAggtcattttatattttcaccaAATAGAATATATGAAAATGGTAGGTTCATGGAGAAACctaattttgatgttgatttcaTCTCATTTTTTGATATATTGGATGACTTGAAAAAGGATTGTGGATTTGATGTTATAAAaggagataaattttattacttgaagGCTGATAAATCTCTTAGTGATCTTGATGCATTGATAGAGGTTAAAGATGATACAGATGTGAAAAATATGATGGATAGTTATAAGAAGTTCCCTTCGAAACCCATTGATATATACACTCTATTTCGAGATTATAATATTTTACCAAATGGACTTGGTGACGAGCTACCCGCAGTTACTGTTGATCACACTTCTAATCAACTTCAAAATCCAAATGCAACTGCAGCAACAG gttccaatataattaaaagaaaaactagagGACCAACACGATGCTTGAAAATCACACAATTGGAGAATGGACAAAAATTGCCAGTAGAATTTGATGAAGATGATCAAGCTATTGGTGATAATGCTACTGCATTTGTTTGGTTTTTAGGACAAATTATTAGAAGTGTGTCGTGTTGTCCATTGCAAGTGAAACAATGGAATAAGATTACCGATGATAAGCTCGACCTTATGTGGTCTACCATATTAGTacgaaaatttatattaaattacatccattataaaatgattataatttttttagttctatTAAGTATCATAATATTTATTTCTTACTTCTTTGCTAAAAGGAAAGTTCACTTTTGA
- the LOC122723743 gene encoding cytochrome P450 83B1-like isoform X1, whose protein sequence is MELLIFLLLLPIFLLFLLKIHIRKPRLPPGPKGLPLVGNLFQLDNSNIQKHLWQLSKQYGPLMSLRLGFKQTLIVSSAKMAKEVLKTQDLEFCSRPSLLGLQRLSYNGLDLAFAPYDAYWREMRKICVVYLFNSNRVQGFRPIREDEVSRMLENILKVADASKPVNLTEAMMALTSAAICRVAFGKRFEEGGNEAKRFHELLNETQAMFVGFFFSDYFPYIGRIVDKFSGLLSRLEKNFHDFDAFYQELIDEHLDPKRQKPQHEDILDVLLQLWRDRSFKVQLTFEHIKAILMNVFVAGTDTSAAAVIWAMSFLMKNPKTMKKVQDEIRSLIGKRGFVDEDDIQQLP, encoded by the exons ATGGAGTTGCTTAttttccttctcctcctccctaTCTTCCTCTTGTTTCTTCTCAAGATACACATAAGAAAACCTCGTCTCCCTCCTGGTCCCAAGGGTCTTCCCTTGGTAGGAAACCTTTTCCAGCTTGACAACTCCAACATTCAAAAACATTTATGGCAGCTTTCCAAACAGTATGGACCTCTCATGTCCTTAAGACTAGGATTCAAGCAAACTCTAATAGTCTCTTCAGCCAAAATGGCTAAAGAGGTTTTGAAAACCCAAGATCTTGAATTCTGTAGCAGGCCTTCCTTGCTTGGTCTACAGAGATTATCCTACAATGGTTTAGATTTGGCTTTTGCACCCTATGATGCTTATTGGAGAGAGATGAGAAAAATCTGTGTCGTCTATCTCTTCAACTCAAATCGAGTCCAGGGGTTTCGTCCCATTAGAGAAGATGAAGTTTCTCGTATGCTTGAAAATATATTGAAAGTAGCTGATGCTTCTAAACCTGTCAACTTGACTGAAGCAATGATGGCTCTTACGAGTGCTGCAATATGCAGAGTTGCTTTTGGAAAGAGATTTGAGGAAGGAGGAAATGAAGCCAAGAGGTTTCATGAGTTGCTTAATGAAACTCAGGCCATGTTTGTGGGATTCTTCTTTTCAGATTATTTTCCTTACATCGGTCGCATTGTTGATAAATTCTCTGGACTTCTCTCCAGACTCGAAAAGAATTTCCATGATTTTGATGCTTTCTACCAAGAACTCATCGATGAACACCTCGATCCAAAGAGGCAAAAGCCACAGCATGAGGACATTCTTGATGTTTTACTTCAGCTTTGGAGGGATCGTTCATTTAAAGTTCAACTAACTTTTGAGCACATCAAAGCAATTCTCATG AACGTATTTGTTGCAGGAACAGACACAAGTGCTGCTGCTGTGATATGGGCTATGAGTTTTCTAATGAAAAATCCTAAAACAATGAAAAAAGTTCAAGATGAAATAAGAAGCTTAATTGGGAAAAGGGGTTTTGTAGATGAAGATGATATTCAACAATTGCCTTAA
- the LOC122723743 gene encoding cytochrome P450 83B1-like isoform X2 yields the protein MELLIFLLLLPIFLLFLLKIHIRKPRLPPGPKGLPLVGNLFQLDNSNIQKHLWQLSKQYGPLMSLRLGFKQTLIVSSAKMAKEVLKTQDLEFCSRPSLLGLQRLSYNGLDLAFAPYDAYWREMRKICVVYLFNSNRVQGFRPIREDEVSRMLENILKVADASKPVNLTEAMMALTSAAICRVAFGKRFEEGGNEAKRFHELLNETQAMFVGFFFSDYFPYIGRIVDKFSGLLSRLEKNFHDFDAFYQELIDEHLDPKRQKPQHEDILDVLLQLWRDRSFKVQLTFEHIKAILMEQTQVLLL from the exons ATGGAGTTGCTTAttttccttctcctcctccctaTCTTCCTCTTGTTTCTTCTCAAGATACACATAAGAAAACCTCGTCTCCCTCCTGGTCCCAAGGGTCTTCCCTTGGTAGGAAACCTTTTCCAGCTTGACAACTCCAACATTCAAAAACATTTATGGCAGCTTTCCAAACAGTATGGACCTCTCATGTCCTTAAGACTAGGATTCAAGCAAACTCTAATAGTCTCTTCAGCCAAAATGGCTAAAGAGGTTTTGAAAACCCAAGATCTTGAATTCTGTAGCAGGCCTTCCTTGCTTGGTCTACAGAGATTATCCTACAATGGTTTAGATTTGGCTTTTGCACCCTATGATGCTTATTGGAGAGAGATGAGAAAAATCTGTGTCGTCTATCTCTTCAACTCAAATCGAGTCCAGGGGTTTCGTCCCATTAGAGAAGATGAAGTTTCTCGTATGCTTGAAAATATATTGAAAGTAGCTGATGCTTCTAAACCTGTCAACTTGACTGAAGCAATGATGGCTCTTACGAGTGCTGCAATATGCAGAGTTGCTTTTGGAAAGAGATTTGAGGAAGGAGGAAATGAAGCCAAGAGGTTTCATGAGTTGCTTAATGAAACTCAGGCCATGTTTGTGGGATTCTTCTTTTCAGATTATTTTCCTTACATCGGTCGCATTGTTGATAAATTCTCTGGACTTCTCTCCAGACTCGAAAAGAATTTCCATGATTTTGATGCTTTCTACCAAGAACTCATCGATGAACACCTCGATCCAAAGAGGCAAAAGCCACAGCATGAGGACATTCTTGATGTTTTACTTCAGCTTTGGAGGGATCGTTCATTTAAAGTTCAACTAACTTTTGAGCACATCAAAGCAATTCTCATG GAACAGACACAAGTGCTGCTGCTGTGA